In Zingiber officinale cultivar Zhangliang chromosome 6A, Zo_v1.1, whole genome shotgun sequence, a single genomic region encodes these proteins:
- the LOC121994886 gene encoding transcription termination factor MTERF15, mitochondrial-like, giving the protein MKRLLCFSLFCKTVPSTRSPRPHDAALLFSVLPYSASAAAFSTGKHMFIAQYLVDSCGFDQKKATEASKHLKGIQSRQQPDSVLAFLKSYGFDDASVKKILHYSPKCLLLDVEKTLAPKFRAFEDLGFSPSDIVHLARSNPFTTRIKHERSVPRIKFWQDLLGSKDALMKLFKSNNWVLGYSIKKRIQPNLELLRECGVDGQKLNFILRFRPMFISQKIDTLKSLISRVEDLGMPRTSGMFHCSLCALFMVHPNKFKMLMELFRSFGWSQGDVVAAFQKYPAMAGRSLKNLQRKMEFLINEAGCASSYIATHPVLLTLSLERRLIPRHRILATLKSRGHCERDYKVTTYMMSSEDKFIEKYVIVYKDRYPDLSGLYASLKHTMASD; this is encoded by the coding sequence ATGAAGAGGCTACTTTGTTTCTCCCTCTTCTGCAAAACCGTTCCTTCCACTCGTTCTCCTCGCCCCCACGATGCTGCCCTCCTCTTTTCCGTCTTACCTTACTCGGCCTCCGCCGCCGCATTCAGCACTGGGAAGCACATGTTCATAGCCCAGTACCTCGTCGACTCATGTGGTTTCGACCAGAAGAAGGCCACCGAGGCCTCGAAACATCTCAAGGGCATCCAATCTCGGCAGCAGCCCGACTCCGTCCTTGCTTTCCTCAAAAGTTACGGCTTCGATGACGCATCAGTAAAAAAGATCCTACATTACTCCCCCAAATGTCTTCTTTTGGACGTAGAGAAGACACTTGCCCCAAAGTTCCGAGCTTTTGAAGATCTGGGTTTCTCCCCATCCGACATCGTCCACCTCGCCCGATCAAATCCCTTCACCACCCGAATCAAACACGAACGCAGTGTGCCTAGGATCAAATTTTGGCAAGACCTTCTCGGGTCCAAGGATGCGCTGATGAAGTTGTTCAAGAGTAACAATTGGGTTCTTGGGTACAGCATCAAGAAGAGAATCCAGCCCAACCTTGAGTTGCTTCGGGAATGCGGCGTGGACGGGCAAAAGCTCAACTTTATCTTGCGCTTTCGCCCAATGTTCATATCGCAGAAAATTGATACCTTGAAGTCGTTGATCAGTCGCGTGGAGGACTTGGGAATGCCACGGACATCGGGGATGTTCCATTGCTCTCTGTGTGCTCTTTTCATGGTCCACCCAAATAAATTCAAGATGCTAATGGAGTTGTTCCGGAGCTTCGGGTGGTCTCAGGGTGATGTTGTTGCAGCATTCCAAAAGTATCCTGCTATGGCAGGAAGGTCTTTGAAGAATTTGCAGAGAAAAATGGAGTTCTTGATAAATGAAGCTGGATGTGCTTCTTCTTACATCGCTACACATCCAGTACTATTGACCCTGAGCTTGGAGAGAAGGTTGATTCCTAGACATCGGATCTTAGCAACCTTGAAGTCTAGAGGGCACTGTGAAAGGGATTACAAAGTGACAACATACATGATGAGTTCCGAGGACAAATTCATAGAGAAGTACGTCATTGTCTATAAGGACAGGTATCCGGATCTAAGTGGACTCTATGCAAGCTTAAAGCACACAATGGCTTCTGATTAG